One genomic region from Curtobacterium sp. 9128 encodes:
- a CDS encoding DUF817 domain-containing protein, whose amino-acid sequence MADRSLSTAVESRIDRAARRVLDAGRQPRTPIREFVTEFLVFGAKQAWACTFGALLLGVIALARIAWPDDAPVARNDALTIAAITIQVAMLVFGLEAVRELRVVLLFHVVGTVMEVFKTDFGSWAYDSGGLLHVAGVPLFSGFMYGAVGSYMVRVYRLFDLRFSRYPKQWHTAVVAAGIYANFFAHHFVWDARYVLLALVVVLFARTTMHVRVYRATIRMPILVAMGLVAVFIWIAENVATWAGAWSYPAQVAAWHPVAPTKIVAWLLLMTISVALVTWLSPPRPFSARSVNSRPAPTHPAARARRVHARMPAPASARRESSAFRRDAHLG is encoded by the coding sequence ATGGCCGATCGATCCCTGTCCACCGCCGTCGAGTCCCGCATCGACCGCGCCGCCCGCCGTGTGCTCGACGCCGGACGGCAGCCCCGGACGCCGATCCGCGAGTTCGTCACCGAGTTCCTGGTCTTCGGCGCGAAGCAGGCGTGGGCGTGCACGTTCGGGGCGCTGCTGCTCGGCGTGATCGCGCTCGCACGCATCGCCTGGCCCGATGACGCCCCGGTCGCCAGGAACGACGCCCTGACCATCGCCGCGATCACCATCCAGGTCGCGATGCTCGTGTTCGGACTCGAGGCCGTGCGCGAGCTCCGTGTCGTGCTGCTCTTCCACGTCGTCGGCACGGTCATGGAGGTCTTCAAGACCGACTTCGGCTCGTGGGCTTACGACAGCGGTGGCCTACTGCACGTCGCCGGCGTCCCGCTGTTCTCCGGCTTCATGTACGGCGCGGTCGGTTCGTACATGGTCCGCGTGTACCGCCTCTTCGACCTCCGGTTCTCGCGCTACCCGAAGCAGTGGCACACCGCAGTGGTCGCCGCAGGCATCTACGCGAACTTCTTCGCACACCACTTCGTCTGGGACGCGAGGTACGTGCTGCTCGCGCTCGTGGTGGTGTTGTTCGCCAGGACGACTATGCACGTGCGCGTCTACCGTGCGACGATCCGGATGCCGATCCTCGTGGCGATGGGGCTGGTCGCGGTGTTCATCTGGATCGCCGAGAACGTCGCGACCTGGGCTGGGGCGTGGTCCTACCCGGCACAGGTGGCCGCCTGGCACCCCGTCGCACCGACGAAGATCGTGGCGTGGCTGCTGCTCATGACGATCTCGGTCGCACTCGTCACGTGGCTCTCCCCACCGCGCCCGTTCTCGGCCCGCTCGGTGAACTCCCGACCCGCACCGACCCATCCCGCAGCCCGCGCCCGTAGAGTGCATGCACGGATGCCAGCACCGGCGTCCGCTCGCCGCGAATCCTCAGCCTTTCGGCGCGACGCACACCTAGGCTGA
- a CDS encoding Bax inhibitor-1/YccA family protein: MAFKPGFDQSPAFNDAGRNAWGAGANSQQAGWGQTPQQSAGMTPEQLQHMYDRPSASTVDTDRMSYEDTIVKTLMAFGVLIVGAVAGWNLPPIVWIAGAIIGFVLALVNTFKKKPSGGLVLAYAFFEGLFVGGISGAYNSMWDGIVTQAVFGTLGVFFVTLLLFRSGKVRATPKMTRFFLVAMVGYMAFSLVNLVLMWTGVTDTAFGLLGTKVFGIPLGVLIGIFVVLMAAYSLVLDFDQIKTGVERGAPRIYGWTAAFGLIVTLVWLYLEILRILAIVASSSRN, translated from the coding sequence ATGGCTTTCAAGCCCGGTTTCGACCAGTCCCCCGCCTTCAACGACGCGGGCCGGAACGCGTGGGGCGCCGGCGCCAACTCGCAGCAGGCCGGATGGGGCCAGACCCCGCAGCAGTCGGCGGGCATGACGCCCGAGCAGCTGCAGCACATGTACGACCGTCCGTCGGCGAGCACGGTCGACACCGACCGCATGTCGTACGAAGACACCATCGTCAAGACGCTCATGGCGTTCGGTGTGCTCATCGTCGGCGCGGTCGCCGGGTGGAACCTCCCCCCGATCGTCTGGATCGCGGGCGCGATCATCGGGTTCGTCTTGGCGCTCGTCAACACCTTCAAGAAGAAGCCGTCCGGTGGCCTCGTGCTCGCGTACGCCTTCTTCGAGGGGCTCTTCGTCGGTGGCATCTCCGGCGCCTACAACTCCATGTGGGACGGCATCGTCACGCAGGCGGTCTTCGGCACCCTCGGCGTGTTCTTCGTCACGCTGCTGCTGTTCCGTTCGGGCAAGGTCCGTGCGACCCCGAAGATGACGCGGTTCTTCCTCGTCGCGATGGTCGGGTACATGGCGTTCTCGCTCGTCAACCTGGTCCTGATGTGGACCGGCGTCACCGACACGGCGTTCGGGCTTCTCGGCACGAAGGTGTTCGGTATCCCCCTCGGCGTCCTGATCGGCATCTTCGTTGTCCTGATGGCCGCGTACTCGCTCGTCCTCGACTTCGACCAGATCAAGACCGGTGTCGAGCGCGGTGCCCCGCGCATCTACGGCTGGACCGCGGCGTTCGGCCTCATCGTGACGCTCGTCTGGCTGTACCTCGAGATCCTGCGCATCCTCGCCATCGTCGCGAGCAGCTCCCGCAACTAG
- the guaA gene encoding glutamine-hydrolyzing GMP synthase encodes MSETEQRPVLVVDFGAQYAQLIARRVREANVYSEIVPHSITADEVRAKAPAAIVLSGGPSSVYEEGAPSLDGDILELGVPVLGICYGFQAMASALGGTVANTGLREYGATSVEVSGTDSVLLGGQPAAQTTWMSHGDSVSAAPAGFDVLASSASTPVAAFASDERKLYGVQWHPEVKHSEHGQEIIENFLHKAAGLPGDWNSSNVIEEQVARIRAQVGSSRVIAGLSGGVDSAVAAAIVHKAVGDQLTCVFVDHGLLRADERKQVEEDYVASTGVRLITVDAEQQFLDALAGVSDPEQKRKIIGREFIRTFEAAAEALVLEARASDGDAEVKFLVQGTLYPDVVESGGGSGTANIKSHHNVGGLPEDMTFELVEPLRALFKDEVRAVGRELGLPEVIVGRQPFPGPGLGIRIVGSVDKERLEILRAADKIAREELTAAGLDDEIWQCPVVLLADVRSVGVQGDGRTYGHPIVLRPVSSEDAMTADWTRLPYDVLAKISNRITNEVRDVNRVVLDVTSKPPGTIEWE; translated from the coding sequence GTGAGCGAGACCGAACAGCGTCCCGTCCTCGTCGTCGACTTCGGAGCCCAGTACGCGCAGCTCATCGCTCGCCGCGTGCGGGAAGCGAACGTCTACAGCGAGATCGTCCCGCACTCCATCACCGCGGACGAGGTCCGTGCGAAGGCCCCGGCAGCGATCGTGCTGTCCGGCGGACCGTCGTCCGTGTACGAGGAAGGCGCACCGTCGCTCGACGGTGACATCCTCGAGCTCGGCGTCCCGGTCCTCGGCATCTGCTACGGATTCCAGGCCATGGCATCGGCGCTCGGTGGGACGGTGGCGAACACCGGTCTCCGTGAGTACGGCGCCACTTCCGTCGAGGTGAGCGGGACCGATTCCGTCCTGCTCGGTGGACAGCCGGCGGCCCAGACGACCTGGATGTCGCACGGCGATTCCGTGTCGGCGGCGCCTGCGGGCTTCGACGTGCTCGCGTCGAGTGCGTCCACTCCCGTCGCGGCCTTCGCGTCCGACGAGCGCAAGCTCTACGGCGTGCAGTGGCACCCCGAGGTGAAGCACTCGGAGCACGGCCAGGAGATCATCGAGAACTTCCTGCACAAGGCCGCCGGGCTCCCCGGCGACTGGAACTCGTCCAACGTGATCGAGGAGCAGGTCGCCCGCATCCGCGCGCAGGTCGGGTCCTCCCGCGTCATCGCCGGGCTGTCCGGTGGGGTCGACTCCGCCGTCGCCGCAGCGATCGTCCACAAGGCCGTCGGGGACCAGCTGACCTGCGTCTTCGTCGACCACGGGCTCCTCCGTGCCGACGAGCGCAAGCAGGTGGAAGAGGACTACGTCGCCTCGACCGGCGTCCGCCTGATCACGGTCGACGCCGAGCAGCAGTTCCTCGACGCCCTCGCCGGCGTGAGCGACCCGGAGCAGAAGCGCAAGATCATCGGGCGCGAGTTCATCCGCACCTTCGAGGCAGCCGCCGAGGCACTCGTGCTCGAGGCCCGCGCGTCCGACGGCGACGCCGAGGTCAAGTTCCTCGTGCAGGGCACGTTGTACCCGGACGTCGTCGAGTCCGGTGGTGGCTCCGGTACCGCGAACATCAAGTCGCACCACAACGTCGGTGGTCTGCCCGAGGACATGACGTTCGAGCTCGTCGAGCCCCTCCGTGCGCTGTTCAAGGACGAGGTCCGTGCCGTCGGCCGCGAGCTCGGGCTCCCCGAGGTCATCGTCGGCCGCCAGCCCTTCCCCGGCCCCGGTCTCGGCATCCGCATCGTCGGGTCCGTCGACAAGGAGCGGTTGGAGATCCTGCGCGCGGCCGACAAGATCGCGCGTGAAGAACTGACCGCGGCGGGGTTGGACGACGAGATCTGGCAATGCCCGGTCGTGCTCCTCGCCGACGTCCGCTCCGTGGGCGTCCAGGGCGACGGGCGCACGTACGGGCACCCGATCGTGCTCCGCCCGGTTTCGTCCGAGGACGCGATGACCGCCGACTGGACGCGTCTGCCGTACGACGTGCTCGCGAAGATCTCGAACCGCATCACGAACGAGGTGCGCGACGTCAACCGGGTCGTGCTCGATGTCACGTCGAAGCCGCCGGGGACGATCGAGTGGGAGTGA
- a CDS encoding DUF3817 domain-containing protein, with product MALTVRTRDIPKIPGAVKWYRVSAYITGVLLLALVVEMVIKYTPLHLEMQLGGGAFFVPEGTAGKDPGTFNLSIGILIAHGWLYVLYLFTDFRLWSIMRWKPIRFLLIALGGIIPFMSFVVEHRMQKIAMDTYHELTAQQAREKEAAR from the coding sequence ATGGCTCTGACCGTCCGAACCCGCGACATCCCGAAGATCCCGGGAGCGGTGAAGTGGTACCGCGTCTCGGCGTACATCACCGGTGTGCTGCTGCTCGCCCTGGTGGTCGAGATGGTCATCAAGTACACGCCGCTGCACCTCGAGATGCAGCTCGGCGGCGGGGCGTTCTTCGTGCCGGAGGGCACTGCGGGCAAGGATCCCGGCACCTTCAACCTGTCGATCGGCATCCTCATCGCCCACGGTTGGCTGTACGTGCTGTACCTGTTCACGGACTTCCGTCTGTGGAGCATCATGCGCTGGAAGCCGATCCGGTTCCTGCTCATCGCCCTCGGGGGCATCATCCCGTTCATGTCGTTCGTGGTCGAGCACCGCATGCAGAAGATCGCCATGGACACCTACCACGAGCTGACCGCGCAACAGGCGCGTGAGAAGGAGGCCGCTCGGTGA
- a CDS encoding SURF1 family cytochrome oxidase biogenesis protein produces the protein MWAVARRPRWIALLLLALVLAAVFAFLGKWQLERSIENGKPLPATTETRHVLSDVSKPERGVGDSLAGQKVTVTGRFVEGDTTVLTGRSGGGKYQTVGHMVDTTTGASLPVVIGWSDQKAAAVAGGDRLADGATVTVQGRYYPSESPDQDSFQQNEYSAVAPARFVNTWKAFDDRMYGGYVVADGTTAKAADLSTVADRAPTRDVQFDWLNLFYAVEWVVFAGFAVFLWWRFVKDAWERENEDEEVMLARR, from the coding sequence ATGTGGGCCGTAGCCCGACGACCGAGATGGATCGCGCTGCTGCTGCTCGCGCTGGTCCTCGCAGCGGTGTTCGCATTCCTCGGCAAGTGGCAACTCGAGCGCAGCATCGAGAACGGCAAGCCGCTCCCGGCCACCACCGAGACGCGCCACGTGTTGTCGGACGTGTCGAAGCCCGAGCGCGGGGTGGGCGACAGCCTCGCCGGTCAGAAGGTGACCGTCACCGGCCGCTTCGTGGAAGGCGACACGACGGTCCTGACCGGGCGCAGCGGGGGTGGGAAGTACCAGACCGTCGGACACATGGTCGACACGACCACTGGGGCGAGCCTCCCGGTCGTCATCGGCTGGTCCGACCAGAAGGCAGCCGCCGTCGCCGGCGGTGACCGCCTGGCGGACGGCGCGACCGTCACGGTGCAGGGGCGGTACTACCCGTCCGAGTCCCCAGACCAGGACTCCTTCCAGCAGAACGAGTACTCGGCCGTCGCACCCGCGCGGTTCGTGAACACGTGGAAGGCGTTCGACGACCGCATGTACGGCGGCTACGTCGTTGCGGACGGCACCACGGCGAAGGCAGCGGACCTGTCCACCGTGGCCGACCGCGCACCGACCCGCGACGTCCAGTTCGACTGGCTGAACCTGTTCTACGCGGTCGAGTGGGTCGTCTTCGCCGGGTTCGCCGTGTTCCTCTGGTGGCGCTTCGTGAAGGACGCCTGGGAGCGCGAGAACGAGGACGAAGAGGTCATGCTCGCACGACGGTAG
- a CDS encoding cation:proton antiporter yields the protein MHLGGELLTIGGLFLIAYVLGRLGKLIGLPAIPIYMIVGLIASPHTPWIGLSVESHTIELIATFGLILLLFNLGLEFDQEEFYGNAGKLLVSGGTYVAINMGVGFAFGFSLGWGTREALIIAGMTATSSSAIVTKLLIELRRLANDETPMILGVTVIEDVFIAIYLAIVSVVLSGDTNVWGVIGKLGLAFGFLIVMFSLARWGGKQVSRIFATRDDELFTILFFGLAVMFGGIGELLGVTDAIGAFVIGLLCGATRYRDRIEQLALPMRDVFAAFFFVNFGLGLDIATFGEVFWPVLAAVGMTVVLNAVAGQLVARMNGFSVQQGINTAVILVNRGEFALILATLSAAAGLEARITAFAGLYVLIMAILGPLLASNSDRIGRLVVRPARVRKLRGRERAAAEAASARKAERDARFAEEIALVEAAGSEERENGRPETTSEREPETVSTGTSSVEIPAERPERPARQRDPEY from the coding sequence ATGCACCTGGGTGGTGAGCTGCTCACCATCGGCGGCCTGTTCCTCATCGCCTACGTCCTCGGACGCCTCGGCAAGCTGATCGGCCTGCCCGCCATCCCGATCTACATGATCGTCGGGCTCATCGCGAGCCCGCACACGCCGTGGATCGGGCTGAGCGTCGAATCGCACACGATCGAGCTCATCGCCACCTTCGGCCTGATCCTGCTGCTGTTCAACCTGGGGCTCGAGTTCGACCAGGAAGAGTTCTACGGCAACGCCGGCAAACTCTTGGTGTCCGGCGGCACGTACGTCGCGATCAACATGGGCGTCGGGTTCGCCTTCGGGTTCTCCCTGGGCTGGGGCACCCGGGAAGCCCTGATCATCGCCGGGATGACGGCGACGTCATCCAGTGCGATCGTCACGAAGCTGCTGATCGAACTCCGCCGTCTGGCCAACGACGAGACCCCGATGATCCTCGGCGTCACCGTGATCGAGGACGTCTTCATCGCGATCTACCTCGCGATCGTCTCCGTCGTGCTGTCCGGCGACACGAACGTGTGGGGCGTGATCGGCAAGCTCGGGCTGGCGTTCGGGTTCCTCATCGTGATGTTCAGCCTGGCGCGGTGGGGCGGCAAACAGGTCTCGCGGATCTTCGCGACGCGCGACGACGAGCTCTTCACGATCCTGTTCTTCGGCCTCGCCGTGATGTTCGGTGGCATCGGGGAGCTCCTCGGCGTGACCGACGCGATCGGCGCGTTCGTGATCGGCCTGCTCTGCGGCGCGACGCGCTACCGCGACCGCATCGAGCAGCTGGCGCTCCCGATGCGTGACGTCTTCGCGGCGTTCTTCTTCGTCAACTTCGGCCTCGGTCTCGACATCGCCACGTTCGGCGAGGTGTTCTGGCCGGTCCTCGCGGCGGTCGGCATGACGGTCGTGCTGAACGCCGTCGCAGGGCAGCTCGTTGCCCGGATGAACGGCTTCTCTGTCCAGCAGGGCATCAACACCGCGGTGATCCTGGTGAACCGTGGCGAGTTCGCGCTGATCCTCGCGACGCTCTCGGCTGCCGCCGGACTGGAGGCACGGATCACCGCGTTCGCGGGCCTGTACGTCCTCATCATGGCGATCCTCGGGCCGTTGCTCGCCTCGAACTCGGACCGGATCGGCCGCCTCGTGGTCCGTCCTGCCCGGGTGCGCAAGCTGCGCGGGCGCGAGCGCGCCGCCGCCGAGGCGGCGTCTGCGCGCAAGGCCGAACGCGATGCCCGGTTCGCCGAGGAGATCGCCCTCGTGGAGGCTGCTGGCAGCGAAGAGCGCGAGAATGGTCGACCGGAGACGACATCCGAGCGTGAACCGGAGACGGTGAGCACGGGGACGTCGTCGGTCGAGATCCCCGCCGAGCGCCCCGAACGCCCGGCACGCCAGCGCGATCCGGAGTACTGA
- a CDS encoding TrkA C-terminal domain-containing protein, translating into MVDVHRVKLPGVGVLHSFYTDDGGKCGVITHRSGHSDLISFADVSDGADKSEKVSLRLSEDEAHTLAELLGGTRITEGLDKLDEIPGLSIDWFSVDYDDAIAGKPLGDLHDSGFIGLTVVAVVRGDSANPAPSPDFVVFPGDTIVVAGAPEKVAKAFSFYRSGELAAAAAAEAPPGR; encoded by the coding sequence ATGGTCGACGTTCACCGCGTCAAACTCCCCGGAGTCGGCGTGCTGCACAGCTTCTACACCGACGACGGTGGCAAGTGTGGTGTCATCACGCACCGGTCGGGACACTCCGACCTCATCTCCTTCGCGGACGTCTCCGACGGCGCCGACAAGTCGGAGAAGGTGTCGCTGCGCCTCAGTGAGGACGAAGCGCACACCCTCGCCGAGCTGCTCGGCGGCACCCGCATCACCGAGGGGCTCGACAAGCTCGACGAGATCCCCGGGCTGTCGATCGACTGGTTCTCGGTCGACTACGACGACGCGATCGCCGGCAAGCCGCTCGGCGACCTGCACGACTCGGGCTTCATCGGCCTGACCGTCGTGGCCGTCGTCCGTGGCGACAGCGCCAACCCGGCGCCGTCACCCGACTTCGTCGTCTTCCCGGGTGACACGATCGTCGTCGCCGGCGCTCCCGAGAAGGTCGCGAAGGCCTTCTCGTTCTACCGCAGCGGTGAGCTCGCGGCGGCAGCAGCTGCCGAGGCCCCGCCCGGAAGGTAG
- the hutH gene encoding histidine ammonia-lyase, with protein MTVIASRPVSVDTGALDPADVVAVARHGALVELSPESLVAMADSRAVIEALADDTAPHYGVSTGFGALATKQIPFDRRKQLQASLVRSHAASSGPAIEDEVVRALMLLRLSTLATGRTGVRPDVALTYASLLNARITPVIGEYGSLGCSGDLAPLAHCALAAMGEGEVRVDGVPMPAADALAAAGIEPLVLREKEGLALINGTDGMLGMLLLALADLRDLVATADLAAAMSVEGLAGTDTVFAADLQALRPHPGQARSAANMRAALDGSPVIAAHRSSGFTRVQDAYSLRCAPQVHGAARDTLDHAALVASRELASAVDNPVVTIDGRVESNGNFHGAPIGYVLDFVAIAVADVASMSERRTDRFLDASRSGGLPPFLANDPGVDSGHMIAQYTQAGIVSELKRLAVPASVDSIPTSAMQEDHVSMGWSAARKLRRAVDGLGRVLAIEIMTAARAADFRGESSAPVTGAVRAALRQRVAGPGDDRWLAPEIAAAVELVVDGTLLTAARGAGAGIA; from the coding sequence ATGACCGTCATCGCGTCTCGTCCCGTCTCCGTCGACACCGGCGCCCTCGACCCGGCTGACGTCGTCGCCGTGGCACGGCACGGTGCCCTCGTCGAGCTCAGCCCGGAGTCCCTCGTCGCGATGGCCGACAGCCGCGCGGTGATCGAGGCGCTGGCCGACGACACCGCGCCGCACTACGGGGTCTCGACGGGGTTCGGCGCACTCGCGACGAAGCAGATCCCGTTCGACCGACGGAAGCAGCTGCAAGCGTCCCTCGTCCGGAGCCACGCTGCGTCGAGCGGTCCGGCGATCGAGGACGAGGTCGTCCGTGCGCTCATGCTCCTGCGGCTCTCCACCCTGGCGACCGGTCGCACCGGGGTCCGGCCGGACGTCGCGCTGACGTACGCGTCGCTGCTGAACGCCAGGATCACGCCCGTGATCGGCGAGTACGGCAGCCTGGGCTGCTCCGGCGACCTCGCACCGCTGGCGCACTGTGCGCTCGCCGCGATGGGCGAGGGCGAGGTGCGGGTCGACGGCGTCCCGATGCCGGCCGCCGACGCGCTCGCCGCTGCAGGCATCGAGCCACTCGTCCTCCGAGAGAAGGAGGGGCTCGCGCTCATCAACGGCACCGACGGCATGCTCGGGATGCTCCTCCTCGCGCTGGCAGACCTGCGGGACCTCGTCGCCACCGCCGACCTCGCCGCTGCCATGAGCGTCGAGGGGCTCGCCGGGACGGACACGGTGTTCGCCGCCGATCTGCAGGCGCTCCGGCCGCACCCGGGGCAGGCGCGGTCGGCAGCGAACATGCGGGCCGCCCTCGACGGGTCACCCGTCATCGCCGCACATCGCTCGTCCGGCTTCACCCGGGTGCAGGACGCCTACTCGCTGCGGTGCGCACCCCAGGTGCACGGTGCGGCGCGCGACACCCTCGACCACGCGGCGCTCGTCGCCTCGCGTGAGCTCGCGTCGGCGGTCGACAACCCCGTCGTGACGATCGACGGGCGTGTGGAGTCGAACGGCAACTTCCACGGGGCGCCGATCGGCTACGTGCTGGACTTCGTCGCGATTGCGGTGGCTGACGTCGCGAGCATGTCGGAGCGACGGACGGACCGGTTCCTGGACGCGAGCCGGTCGGGAGGGCTGCCGCCGTTCCTGGCGAACGACCCCGGCGTGGACTCCGGGCACATGATCGCGCAGTACACCCAGGCCGGGATCGTCTCCGAGCTGAAGCGGCTCGCGGTGCCCGCGTCGGTGGACTCGATCCCGACGTCCGCGATGCAGGAGGACCACGTGTCGATGGGCTGGAGCGCCGCGCGGAAGCTCCGTCGCGCGGTCGACGGACTCGGGCGTGTGCTCGCGATCGAGATCATGACCGCGGCTCGGGCGGCGGACTTCCGCGGGGAATCGTCGGCACCCGTGACCGGCGCGGTCCGGGCCGCGCTCCGGCAGCGCGTGGCCGGTCCTGGCGACGATCGGTGGTTGGCGCCGGAGATCGCCGCGGCGGTCGAGCTCGTCGTCGACGGAACGCTCCTGACGGCGGCTCGCGGTGCCGGAGCCGGGATCGCCTGA
- a CDS encoding glycerol-3-phosphate dehydrogenase/oxidase, with amino-acid sequence MATTVSGKKAPTGAFGTAGFDPRAKLGPDERAAAIEVLKAKELDVLVVGGGIVGGGSALDAVTRGLSVGIVEARDWGSGTSSRSSKLVHGGIRYLEQLNFGLVREALIERGLLLQRIAPHLVKPVRFLYPLNHRVWERFYIGIGMAMYDAFSWSGGRPPGVPHHRHLSRTQVLRSMPSLKKDAFVGGMTYYDAQVDDARYVSSLVRTAASYGAHAASRIRIEGFIKVGERVVGAHAHDIQTGEKFDIKAKQVVNATGVWTDDTQAMVGTRGQFKVRASKGVHLVIPRDRFQSNMGMILRTEKSVLFVIPWGRHWLVGTTDTDWYLDKAHPAATAADIDYILEHVNKVLRVPLTREDVEGVYAGLRPLLAGESDQTSKLSREHVVAHTVPGLVVVAGGKWTTYRVMGKDAIDEAVAAMDGKIPASTTEDIPLLGAEGYPAAWNKRGRTARTFGLHKVRVEHLLNRYGTLTSEVLQLVKEDPALAEALPGADDYIGAEVVYAASHEGALHLEDVLARRTRISIEAWDRGESAAPVAAKLMAGVLGWDQEQTEAEVSNYLKRVAAERASQLEPDDASADRVRLEAPDIAFGFEEDDVVVGGGRSEGADGATASDEQVVGEKTTEPK; translated from the coding sequence ATGGCAACGACGGTCTCGGGCAAGAAGGCACCGACCGGAGCATTCGGCACGGCGGGGTTCGACCCCCGGGCGAAGCTCGGACCGGACGAACGCGCGGCGGCGATCGAGGTGCTGAAGGCCAAGGAGCTGGACGTCCTGGTCGTCGGCGGCGGGATCGTCGGCGGTGGGAGCGCGCTCGATGCGGTGACCCGGGGACTGAGCGTCGGCATCGTCGAGGCCCGTGACTGGGGATCCGGTACGTCGAGTCGCTCGTCGAAGCTCGTCCACGGCGGCATCCGCTACCTCGAGCAGCTGAACTTCGGGCTCGTCCGAGAAGCCCTCATCGAGCGCGGCCTGCTGCTCCAGCGCATCGCGCCGCACCTCGTGAAGCCGGTCCGGTTCCTGTACCCGCTGAACCACCGCGTCTGGGAGCGCTTCTACATCGGCATCGGCATGGCGATGTACGACGCGTTCAGCTGGTCGGGTGGGCGCCCGCCCGGTGTCCCACACCACCGACACCTCAGCCGCACGCAGGTGCTCCGCTCGATGCCGTCCCTGAAGAAGGACGCCTTCGTCGGGGGGATGACCTACTACGACGCCCAGGTGGACGACGCCCGCTACGTGTCCTCACTCGTCCGGACGGCTGCGTCCTACGGCGCCCACGCCGCGTCCCGCATCCGCATCGAGGGGTTCATCAAGGTCGGCGAACGAGTCGTCGGCGCACACGCGCACGACATCCAGACCGGCGAGAAGTTCGACATCAAGGCCAAGCAGGTCGTCAACGCGACGGGTGTCTGGACGGACGACACCCAGGCGATGGTGGGCACGCGGGGGCAGTTCAAGGTGCGGGCGTCGAAGGGCGTGCACCTCGTCATCCCACGCGACCGCTTCCAGTCGAACATGGGCATGATCCTCCGCACCGAGAAGAGCGTGCTGTTCGTCATCCCGTGGGGACGGCACTGGCTCGTCGGGACCACCGACACCGACTGGTACCTCGACAAGGCGCACCCGGCAGCCACCGCGGCGGACATCGACTACATCCTCGAACACGTCAACAAGGTGCTCCGCGTCCCGCTCACCCGCGAGGACGTCGAGGGCGTCTACGCCGGACTCCGGCCGCTGCTCGCGGGGGAGTCGGACCAGACGTCGAAGCTCAGCCGCGAACACGTCGTCGCGCACACGGTGCCGGGACTCGTGGTCGTCGCGGGTGGCAAGTGGACCACCTACCGGGTGATGGGCAAGGACGCCATCGACGAGGCGGTGGCTGCGATGGACGGCAAGATCCCGGCGTCGACCACCGAGGACATCCCGCTGCTCGGTGCCGAGGGGTACCCGGCGGCGTGGAACAAGCGCGGACGCACCGCCCGCACGTTCGGGCTGCACAAGGTCCGCGTCGAGCACCTGCTCAACCGGTACGGCACGCTCACCAGCGAGGTGCTCCAGCTCGTGAAGGAGGACCCCGCGCTCGCCGAGGCGCTCCCGGGGGCGGACGACTACATCGGTGCGGAGGTCGTGTACGCGGCCTCGCACGAGGGAGCACTCCACCTGGAGGACGTCCTCGCCCGTCGGACCCGCATCTCCATCGAGGCGTGGGACCGTGGCGAGTCGGCGGCTCCCGTGGCGGCGAAGCTCATGGCCGGTGTGCTCGGCTGGGACCAGGAGCAGACCGAGGCCGAGGTGTCGAACTACCTGAAGCGCGTCGCCGCCGAACGGGCCTCGCAGCTGGAACCGGACGACGCGTCTGCTGACCGTGTGCGTCTCGAGGCGCCGGACATCGCGTTCGGGTTCGAGGAGGACGACGTCGTCGTCGGCGGAGGTCGGAGCGAGGGCGCCGACGGTGCGACGGCAAGCGACGAGCAGGTCGTCGGCGAGAAGACCACCGAGCCGAAGTAG